The sequence below is a genomic window from Fluoribacter dumoffii NY 23.
AAAATGGAATTACGGTAAACTATCCCTAGATATATTGAAACGCCGATGCCTGCCAGTATATAAACTGATATTCTTCAACCTATTATTGGATCTATTTCTGTGGGCGACTGGTCAGCCTGAAAAGTTTGCCTATGCTGTGGTTTTTTTAGCTTTGGATAAGTCTGGATTTATTACAGGTGCTCATATTACATCAATGGTGGACAGTACATGTAATTTATGAAATAAATTAATCTACAATGGATGGAGTCGTTATGGATAATAAAAAATCAGAAACACTGTATGAAAGAGCAGAGGAACAAATCGATGGAATCGTCTTGTATTTATTAAAAAAATATGCCATAAAAAAAGAGCTGTTACCGACATTTGATACTGAGTTGCAAGAGGAAAATGAATTCTAGAATAGCAAATTATCGATAAACAATTTTCTGGTTTATTGCGAAACCAGAAAAATTTTTTGTCACTATAAGGACATGGCAATGAAATTTGATCACCAAACCACATGGATTATTGCGGCGGACACCACTACCTGTCGAATCTATCAAGCGACTACCAAGCCTTACGAGTTAACACTACTCAAAGAACTGCAACATCCTGAAAGTAAACTCAAAGATATTGAATTAACTTCGGATCGCTCAGGCCGCTACCAAACAGGTACATCCGCTCAAGGGATGTACAGCCAAGAATCCGATCCAAAAGAAATCGAGATTGATGCTTTTGCCCGTCAAATTGCAGAAGAATTAAACCACTCGAGAAACAAAAATGAGTATGAAAAACTTATTGTAGTTGCACCGCCACATATGAATGGACTTTTATTCCATCACCTGAATAAGCATGTTAATCAGTTGGTCGTCCATAATCTCAAAAATGATGTGATTCATTTAAAAGAGCATGAGTTATCTGAATTTTTAAGAAAAAATCTGGAGAAATAGACGCAAGAATTTCTATGAACTAATCCCGGAAGATTTTCAAGGTTCTTCCTTGTCGCCTTTATGGGATCCAGGGTCTATTACTCGAGCCAGAAAAAAATAGCGATTCGGATCCCGTAACGTTCAAGAGGCAACAAGTACCTGTTCTCTATGAGGAGGCTAGGCCGTTCCTGAATGAGTAAAATTTTAATGAACCAGTTGAACATCTTCTGCTAACAGGCCCTTTTGTCCTTTTCCTTGCTTAAATTCAACATGATCGCCTTCGCAAAGCTTTTTAAAACCATTTCCTTGAATTGAGCTAAAATGTACGAAATAATCTTGACCATCACATTGAATAAACCCGAACCCTTTGCGCTCGTTAAACCATTTCACGGTCCCTCTGATTTTCTCTGACATTTTCTTATTCCTTTATTAAAATAAATTCATTTTTGCATTTGCCCGCCGCAAAATATTTCATGAAAACGAGTATTAAATGCTCTCATAAAAATAATCATTCTAATTTTTATAATCTTTTTAGAATATTGTGGATCACACTTAGAAATTTAAATAAAAAACAGAGAATTGCAATGAGACTTGGTGACAGTTCTTATCTGCTTGCACTTAAGTTTTGATTTTCCGTGCCACTCCGGTTTTGATAGCTGCCTCTTTAACCGCTTGAGCTA
It includes:
- a CDS encoding host attachment protein; the encoded protein is MKFDHQTTWIIAADTTTCRIYQATTKPYELTLLKELQHPESKLKDIELTSDRSGRYQTGTSAQGMYSQESDPKEIEIDAFARQIAEELNHSRNKNEYEKLIVVAPPHMNGLLFHHLNKHVNQLVVHNLKNDVIHLKEHELSEFLRKNLEK
- a CDS encoding cold-shock protein — its product is MSEKIRGTVKWFNERKGFGFIQCDGQDYFVHFSSIQGNGFKKLCEGDHVEFKQGKGQKGLLAEDVQLVH